A genomic stretch from Triplophysa dalaica isolate WHDGS20190420 chromosome 4, ASM1584641v1, whole genome shotgun sequence includes:
- the rpl36a gene encoding 60S ribosomal protein L36a, with protein sequence MVNVPKTRRTYCKKCKKHQPHKVTQYKKGKDSLYAQGKRRYDRKQSGYGGQTKPIFRKKAKTTKKIVLRLECVEPNCRSKRMLAIKRCKHFELGGDKKRKGQVIQF encoded by the exons ATG GTGAACGTCCCGAAGACCCGCAGGACGTACTGCAAGAAATGCAAGAAGCATCAGCCCCATAAAGTGACCCAGTACAAGAAGGGAAAGGATTCTCTGTACGCCCAGG GGAAGAGGCGTTACGACAGAAAGCAGAGTGGTTATGGTGGACAGACAAAGCCTATCTTCCGTAAAAAG GCTAAAACCACAAAGAAGATTGTGCTGAGGTTGGAATGCGTCGAGCCCAACTGCCGCTCCAAGAGGATGTTGGCCATCAAAAGATGCAAACACTTTGAGCTGGGaggagacaaaaagagaaag GGCCAGGTTATCCAGTTCTGA